From a single Brassica napus cultivar Da-Ae chromosome C9, Da-Ae, whole genome shotgun sequence genomic region:
- the LOC111200938 gene encoding LOW QUALITY PROTEIN: probable disease resistance protein At1g58602 (The sequence of the model RefSeq protein was modified relative to this genomic sequence to represent the inferred CDS: deleted 4 bases in 3 codons): protein MSGELVSFAIEKLWDLLSHEYEQFQGVEDQYNELKTDLNTLKSFLKDANAKKHTSEVVRSFVKRINEIVLDAEDTIERTILKDVLGRGSIGRLACIAPKRMKIASEIGSLTKTIKKAVRDMNDFEVHQRIDDVKDPQPSQQRQEFPKIHEGNLVGMEANVKTLLGYLVEGDDIQVVSITGMGGLGKTTLARQVFHDNLVKKKFDRLAWVCVSQVCDHIKVWQAILQNFRSKEQQNEIQKMTKAALQGELFELLETSNSLIVLDDIWNKEDWDLIKRIFPHKAGSKVLLTSRNERVARPGETYIDFKPECLSDQDSWTLFKSIAMPRKDASGDEEVEKMEKMGKKMMEHCRGLPLAIRVLGGLLAEKYTIHNWERLSLNVGSHLVGRTSDDNNNSLNHILSLSFEELPVYLKLFFLYLAHFPEDYEINVEDLSYYWAAERILEYGTRDRIRDVGDNYFWELVRRNMVISEIDKTTGRFETCRLHDLMRDICLFKAKEENFLHTVGVRSPTSHYQSRRFVSHDPTTLNVEKDISNPKVRSIVVFWKSDLYSLLAEDNLFRVVPEDTSINTFDKKDGALWSLSDLGLTRLELLRVLHLPGAKFEKRKLSDSIGELIHLRYLNLEGAWVSHLPSSLQNLKLLIYLNLNVIGHSHLLTHTYLLGMEELRYLALPRDMRSKRKLELKHLVNLVTLINFSTKYCHLEDLGGMAGLRSLGIKITDEISFETLSASIHGLRHLENLDIVYEGAKGTKEGRVPMGTNKWNTLLEFDNLNKLKLSTNIQLLSHELQFPSRLTSLYLFGSGLKEDPMLILEKLVHLKEVKLGSGSFSGRRMVCSRGGFPQLQKLYLGELEELKELIVEEGSMPLLYTLSINNCQKLKEFPDGLPFITSLKYLRLREEWKKRLSEGGGEDYYKVQHIPSVEIMHINI, encoded by the exons ATGTCTGGGGAACTTGTGTCATTTGCAATAGAAAAGCTATGGGACCTACTGAGCCATGAATACGAACAATTTCAGGGAGTTGAAGATCAA TATAATGAGCTAAAAACTGATTTAAACACATTAAAGTCATTTTTGAAAGATGCAAACGCAAAAAAGCATACAAGTGAAGTGGTGAGAAGCTTTGTGAAAAGGATCAATGAGATTGTTCTTGACGCTGAAGATACAATTGAACGCACTATTCTGAAAGATGTACTCGGACGTGGTAGCATCGGAAGACTTGCGTGCATTGCTCCGAAACGCATGAAGATTGCATCAGAAATTGGAAGCTTAACTAAGACGATCAAGAAAGCAGTTCGTGATATGAACGATTTTGAGGTACACCAGAGAATTGACGATGTAAAGGATCCACAACCTTCTCAACAAAGACAAGAATTTCCTAAAATTCACGAAGGAAATCTTGTGGGGATGGAAGCAAATGTTAAGACATTACTAGGATATTTGGTGGAGGGAGATGATATTCAAGTTGTTTCCATAACCGGGATGGGTGGTCTTGGGAAAACCACCCTTGCTAGACAAGTTTTTCATGACAACCTTGTTAAAAAGAAGTTTGATAGACTCGCATGGGTCTGTGTTTCCCAAGTTTGTGATCATATCAAAGTGTGGCAAGCAATCTTGCAGAATTTCAGATCCAAAGAACAGCAAAATGAAATCCAGAAGATGACAAAAGCTGCCCTCCAAGGCGAACTCTTTGAACTGTTAGAAACATCAAACTCGTTAATCGTATTAGATGACATATGGAATAAAGAAGATTGGGACTTGATCAAGCGAATATTTCCACACAAAGCAG GTTCGAAGGTGCTACTTACTTCTCGAAATGAACGAGTCGCAAGACCTGGAGAAACATATATAGACTTTAAACCAGAATGCCTATCTGATCAAGACAGTTGGACACTTTTCAAAAGTATAGCGATGCCCAGAAAAGATGCATCTG GTGATGAGGAGGTGGAAAAGATGGAAAAGATGGGAAAGAAAATGATGGAACATTGTCGAGGATTGCCTTTGGCTATCAGAGTGTTAGGAGGATTGCTGGCTGAGAAATACACAATTCACAACTGGGAACGGTTATCTTTGAATGTTGGATCTCATCTCGTTGGTAGAACCAGTGACGACAACAATAATTCGCTTAACCATATATTGTCTCTAAGCTTTGAAGAGTTGCCTGTTTATCTGAAGCTTTTCTTCCTCTACCTGGCCCATTTTCCAGAAGATTATGAGATAAATGTTGAAGATCTGTCTTATTACTGGGCTGCAGAACGAATACTTGAGTATGGAACTAGAGACCGCATTCGAGATGTTGGAGATAATTACTTTTGGGAGTTGGTGAGAAGAAATATGGTTATATCCGAAATAGACAAAACCACTGGGAGATTTGAGACATGCCGTTTGCATGACTTGATGAGAgatatttgtttgtttaaagCCAAAGAAGAGAATTTCCTACATACTGTTGGTGTCCGCTCTCCGACTTCACACTATCAGTCACGGAGGTTTGTCTCACATGATCCGACTACATTGAATGTTGAGAAAGATATTAGTAATCCAAAGGTTCGATCTATAGTGGTTTTCTGGAAGTCGGATTTGTATTCATTATTGGCTGAAGATAATTTATTTCGGGTTGTACCAGAAGATACGTCCATTAATACATTTGATAAAAAGGATGGAGCACTTTGGAGCCTTTCGGATTTAGGCTTAACAAGGTTGGAACTTTTGAGAGTACTACATCTTCCTGGAGCCAAATTTGAGAAAAGGAAGTTATCTGATAGCATTGGAGAGCTCATACACTTAAGATATCTGAACTTAGAAGGTGCGTGGGTATCTCATCTTCCCTCTTCT CTACAAAATCTAAAGCTGCTGATCTATCTAAATTTAAATGTAATTGGGCATTCTCATTTACTCACGCACACCTACTTGTTGGGAATGGAAGAATTGAGATACCTTGCATTACCAAGGGATATGCGAAGTAAGAGGAAGTTGGAATTAAAACATCTAGTGAACTTGGTGACCTTGATTAATTTCTCAACAAAGTACTGCCATTTAGAGGATCTTGGTGGTATGGCCGGATTGAGGTCTCTTGGAATCAAGATAACTGATGAGATCAGCTTTGAAACTCTTTCTGCATCGATACATGGATTGAGACACCTGGAAAATCTTGATATAGTATACGAAGGGGCTAAGGGGACCAAAGAAGGACGAGTGCCTATGGGGACCAACAAATGGAACACTCTATTGGAATTTGATAATCTCAACAAGCTGAAGTTGAGTACAAATATTCAATTGCTCTCTCATGAATTACAGTTCCCTTCTCGCCTAACAAGCCTGTATCTGTTCGGGAGTGGTTTGAAGGAGGACCCAATGCTGATTCTAGAGAAGCTGGTGCATCTGAAAGAGGTTAAATTAGGGAGTGGATCTTTCAGTGGGAGGAGAATGGTTTGCTCGAGGGGTGGGTTTCCTCAGTTGCAGAAGCTATATTTAGGGGAGCTAGAGGAGCTGAAAGAGTTGATAGTAGAAGAAGGCTCCATGCCCCTTCTTTATACTCTCTCTATAAATAATTGCCAAAAACTAAAGGAGTTTCCTGATGGGCTGCCATTCATCACTTCCTTAAAGTATTTGAGA TTGAGAGAGGAATGGAAGAAAAGATTGTCcgaaggaggaggagaagattaTTACAAAGTCCAACACATCCCTTCTGTTGAAATCatgcatataaatatttaa